In a single window of the Agrobacterium vitis genome:
- a CDS encoding lysophospholipid acyltransferase family protein, translated as MLALRSHVFNVLFYACLILWMVLAAPIYFILPRKIAYSVPKTWARFSHWLMKTVVGTTFEIEGLENIPHTGYILAPKHQSFWDTYALLPWLDDPVFILKRELMWIPFFGWYAAKQKMIPVNRGGRGKEMVKVMQRAALEVRSGRQLVIYPEGTRRPPGADPEYKFGIARLYRDLNVPVVPVAMHAGLFWPRRSVMRYPGHYKIRILPPIQPGLKPDAFFEKLTSELETASDALLREAAQTNPDLPLPPTAKHRLETLKAGAKNPS; from the coding sequence ATGCTTGCTTTGCGGTCCCATGTTTTCAACGTGCTGTTCTATGCCTGCCTGATCCTCTGGATGGTCTTGGCCGCGCCGATCTATTTCATCTTGCCGCGCAAAATCGCATATTCCGTCCCCAAGACATGGGCGCGTTTCAGTCATTGGCTGATGAAAACCGTGGTCGGCACGACATTCGAGATTGAGGGTCTGGAGAATATCCCGCACACCGGCTACATCCTCGCGCCCAAGCACCAATCCTTCTGGGATACTTATGCGCTTCTGCCCTGGCTGGATGATCCGGTCTTTATTCTCAAGCGGGAATTGATGTGGATTCCGTTCTTCGGCTGGTATGCCGCCAAGCAGAAAATGATTCCCGTCAATCGCGGTGGACGCGGCAAGGAAATGGTCAAAGTCATGCAACGCGCCGCCTTGGAAGTGCGCAGCGGTCGCCAATTGGTCATCTATCCCGAGGGTACGAGACGCCCGCCCGGCGCCGATCCCGAATACAAATTCGGCATTGCCAGGCTTTACCGCGATCTCAACGTGCCGGTCGTGCCGGTTGCCATGCATGCCGGGCTGTTCTGGCCACGGCGCAGCGTGATGCGCTATCCCGGCCACTACAAGATCCGCATCCTGCCCCCGATCCAGCCGGGACTGAAGCCCGATGCATTTTTTGAAAAACTGACCAGTGAGCTGGAGACGGCCAGCGACGCGCTGCTGCGTGAGGCTGCCCAGACCAATCCGGATCTCCCCCTGCCGCCGACCGCCAAACACCGCCTGGAAACCTTGAAGGCTGGGGCCAAGAACCCGTCATAA
- a CDS encoding gamma-glutamylcyclotransferase: MTSDMDEFWVFGYGSLMWNPGFVHEERLAARAHGFRRSLCIRSFVHRGTEQTPGLVLGLDRGGSCQGVAFRVSPASWTQTLDYLRARELVTMVYQEKTLRLQLSDGRRVLGVGYVVDRNHRQYAGAITVEEAVQVTAQASGQSGDNRAYVENTVQHLRSIGIRDHWLEQVVKGLNKPAL; this comes from the coding sequence ATGACCAGCGATATGGACGAATTTTGGGTGTTTGGCTACGGGTCTTTGATGTGGAATCCCGGCTTTGTCCATGAAGAACGGTTGGCTGCCAGGGCCCATGGGTTTCGCCGCTCGCTTTGCATTCGATCTTTCGTGCATCGCGGCACCGAGCAGACCCCCGGGCTGGTTCTGGGGCTGGATCGCGGCGGCTCCTGCCAAGGTGTGGCGTTTCGTGTCAGTCCGGCGTCATGGACGCAAACGCTCGACTATTTGCGAGCGCGGGAACTGGTGACGATGGTCTATCAGGAAAAAACGTTGCGGTTGCAATTGTCTGATGGGCGCCGGGTGCTTGGCGTTGGCTATGTGGTGGACCGAAACCACCGCCAATATGCGGGAGCGATTACTGTTGAGGAGGCGGTACAGGTTACCGCGCAGGCCAGTGGCCAGTCGGGTGATAACCGGGCCTATGTCGAGAATACCGTGCAACACCTGCGCAGCATAGGCATCCGCGATCATTGGCTGGAGCAGGTGGTCAAGGGGCTGAACAAACCGGCTTTATGA
- a CDS encoding cell division protein FtsX produces MQVRATGPILPPSNIQGNALMVVIAIMAFLACLTLGAVSIVRGTASSWQSQISREVTIQIKPDDNVNMDDALTKAKDLALTFVGTKTGQIVDEAATARLLEPWLGTGLDINDLPVPRLVIVTIDENNPPDFAAMRDLLTSQIPQASLDDHRTWVDRLVSMARTTVLIGFGLLILVFTAMVLTVIFATRGALSGNRHIIEVLHFVGAESLFVAREFQKHFLKISLKGSAAGGLAAAGLFALASIWQDNTLATPQADQATAMFGRFEIGFTGYLGIFATMIVIALLTTVTARLTVMRAIYEIDQIRSDPSRSGGLPPE; encoded by the coding sequence ATGCAGGTGCGCGCCACCGGCCCCATCCTGCCGCCCTCCAATATCCAGGGCAATGCGCTGATGGTGGTGATTGCCATCATGGCCTTCCTCGCCTGCCTGACGCTCGGCGCGGTGTCGATCGTCCGGGGAACGGCGTCCAGCTGGCAAAGCCAGATCTCCCGCGAGGTGACGATCCAGATCAAGCCGGATGACAATGTCAACATGGATGACGCCTTGACGAAAGCCAAGGACCTGGCGCTGACCTTCGTCGGGACCAAGACCGGACAGATCGTCGATGAGGCCGCAACGGCCCGCCTGCTGGAACCCTGGCTTGGCACCGGACTGGATATCAACGACCTTCCGGTGCCCCGGCTGGTCATTGTCACCATTGACGAGAATAATCCGCCTGACTTCGCCGCCATGCGTGATCTTCTGACCTCGCAGATCCCCCAGGCCTCGCTTGATGATCACCGCACCTGGGTGGACCGGCTGGTATCGATGGCCCGGACCACGGTGCTGATTGGCTTTGGCCTGCTGATCCTGGTGTTTACCGCCATGGTGCTGACGGTGATTTTCGCAACGCGCGGCGCCTTGTCCGGCAATCGGCATATTATCGAGGTCCTGCATTTCGTCGGTGCAGAGAGCCTGTTCGTGGCGCGGGAATTTCAGAAGCATTTTCTGAAGATCAGCCTGAAGGGCTCTGCGGCTGGCGGGCTTGCCGCAGCTGGCCTGTTCGCGCTGGCCAGCATCTGGCAGGACAATACGCTCGCCACACCGCAAGCCGATCAGGCCACCGCCATGTTTGGCCGGTTCGAAATCGGCTTTACCGGCTATCTCGGTATTTTCGCCACGATGATCGTTATTGCTCTGCTGACAACGGTCACGGCCAGGTTGACTGTCATGCGCGCCATCTATGAAATCGACCAGATCAGGTCGGACCCCAGCCGCAGCGGCGGGTTGCCGCCCGAATGA
- the ftsE gene encoding cell division ATP-binding protein FtsE, with translation MIHFENVGLRYGMGPEILRDLTFDIPKRSFQFLTGPSGAGKTTLLRLLFMSLKPTRGLIRSFGRDITQIPRNELPLLRRRVGIVFQDFQLLDHLTTYENVALPLRVRGKDEASYKQDVLELLKWVGLGERINVLPPILSGGEKQRVAIARALIDRPEVLLADEPTGNVDPPMARRLLSLFLELNRLGTAVVIATHDLALMDQVDARRMILTEGRLDIYE, from the coding sequence TTGATCCATTTCGAAAATGTCGGCCTGCGATATGGGATGGGGCCTGAAATCCTCCGCGACCTGACCTTTGATATCCCAAAGCGCTCCTTCCAGTTCCTGACCGGTCCGTCGGGCGCTGGCAAGACCACGCTTTTGCGCCTGCTGTTCATGTCACTGAAACCGACACGTGGCCTGATTCGCAGTTTCGGTCGTGATATTACCCAGATTCCGCGCAATGAATTGCCTTTGCTGCGCCGCCGGGTCGGCATCGTCTTCCAGGATTTCCAATTGCTCGACCATCTGACGACCTATGAAAATGTCGCCTTGCCGCTGCGGGTGCGCGGCAAGGACGAGGCGAGCTATAAGCAGGATGTGCTGGAACTGTTGAAATGGGTGGGGCTGGGCGAGCGTATCAACGTGTTGCCGCCGATCCTGTCGGGTGGGGAAAAGCAGCGCGTCGCGATTGCCAGAGCCCTGATCGACCGGCCAGAAGTGCTGCTGGCCGACGAGCCGACCGGCAATGTCGATCCTCCGATGGCGCGCCGCCTGCTCAGCCTGTTTCTCGAGCTGAACCGGCTGGGCACCGCCGTGGTGATCGCCACCCACGATCTGGCCCTGATGGACCAGGTCGACGCCCGGCGGATGATTCTGACTGAAGGGCGGCTCGATATTTATGAATGA
- a CDS encoding YdcF family protein, whose translation MTMRQADPDQDQGSRTAKLFHRQAPLRRLLRYGGYAILLLMACLVAGFLHFADDVTAMMPPAEPKADAIVVLTGGYQRIDQAVDLLRKGSGRRLLISGVHPSTSPATIRRMTQSSPDLFACCVDMGYRAIDTIGNANETAQWIHDKGFSSVLVVTSNYHMRRSLMELRRTDHETQFIPYPVVTADLRTRAWYADPNALRTLLSEYAKILIAYTRDLGGWDNWQGLRTPGSASQQSSQS comes from the coding sequence ATGACAATGCGCCAAGCAGACCCTGACCAGGATCAAGGCAGCCGGACCGCCAAACTATTCCATCGGCAGGCACCGCTGCGCCGCCTGCTACGCTATGGCGGCTATGCCATTCTTCTGTTGATGGCCTGTCTTGTCGCCGGTTTCCTGCATTTTGCCGATGATGTCACGGCGATGATGCCGCCTGCCGAGCCCAAGGCTGACGCCATCGTCGTGCTGACGGGGGGCTATCAGCGCATCGACCAGGCTGTCGACCTGTTGCGCAAGGGATCGGGGCGGCGGCTGTTGATTTCCGGTGTCCATCCATCCACATCGCCCGCGACCATCCGCCGGATGACGCAAAGCTCACCCGATCTGTTCGCCTGCTGCGTGGATATGGGCTACCGCGCCATCGACACCATCGGCAATGCCAATGAAACCGCCCAGTGGATCCACGACAAGGGCTTTTCATCGGTTCTGGTCGTCACCAGCAATTACCACATGCGCCGCAGCCTGATGGAACTGCGCCGTACAGATCATGAAACCCAGTTCATTCCCTATCCGGTCGTCACCGCCGATTTGCGCACCAGAGCCTGGTATGCCGATCCCAATGCGCTGCGCACGCTGCTGTCGGAATATGCCAAGATCCTCATTGCCTATACCCGTGATCTCGGCGGCTGGGACAATTGGCAGGGACTGCGCACCCCCGGCAGTGCCTCCCAGCAATCCTCCCAAAGCTAA
- the gloB gene encoding hydroxyacylglutathione hydrolase, protein MKSPDIEIFPCRTDNYGVLVHCPETGLTASIDAPEEGPIVAAAEKRGWQISHIFTTHHHNDHVEANLALKQRYGCEIIGPVNEAVAIPGLDRSAYDGEEFLFGPHRVQVIETPGHTAGHVCYHFPDAKLLFAADTLFALGCGRLFERPAADMWHSLQKLAVLPDETAIYFGHEYTLANARFALTIDPDNERLQARARDIEAMRAQGQFTIPTTMYLEKETNPFLRVADPKIRRNLVMESKSNEEVFAEIRKRKDNF, encoded by the coding sequence ATGAAAAGCCCGGATATCGAAATCTTCCCGTGCCGCACCGACAATTACGGCGTGCTGGTCCATTGCCCTGAAACCGGCCTGACCGCGTCCATCGACGCACCGGAGGAAGGCCCTATCGTGGCCGCTGCCGAAAAACGGGGCTGGCAGATCAGCCATATCTTCACCACCCATCACCACAATGACCATGTCGAAGCCAATCTGGCGCTGAAGCAACGATATGGCTGTGAGATCATCGGCCCCGTCAACGAGGCTGTCGCCATTCCCGGTCTGGACCGCTCCGCCTATGATGGGGAAGAGTTTTTATTCGGACCGCACCGGGTCCAGGTGATTGAAACGCCGGGCCACACGGCAGGCCATGTCTGCTATCATTTTCCAGACGCCAAACTGCTGTTTGCCGCCGATACGCTGTTTGCGCTCGGCTGCGGACGGCTGTTCGAACGCCCTGCTGCCGACATGTGGCATTCCCTGCAAAAGCTGGCTGTGCTGCCGGATGAAACCGCTATTTATTTCGGCCACGAATACACGCTCGCCAATGCCCGCTTCGCCCTGACCATCGACCCGGACAATGAGCGGCTGCAAGCCCGTGCCCGCGACATCGAGGCGATGCGCGCGCAAGGGCAGTTCACCATTCCCACCACTATGTATCTGGAAAAGGAAACCAATCCGTTCCTGCGGGTGGCCGATCCAAAAATCCGCCGCAACCTGGTGATGGAAAGCAAGAGCAATGAAGAGGTGTTCGCCGAAATCCGCAAGCGCAAGGACAATTTCTGA
- a CDS encoding class I SAM-dependent methyltransferase: MHVDIVDLRQFYHTMLGHAAEQSITMALSSLWARLPEERLVGLGYSVPYLDRFRADTERTFAFMPAGQGAVNWPPGELSATSLVFDEELPLPDSSIDRVLMVHSLEFAENPRETLKEIWRVLAPGGRLVMVVPNRRGVWARMEHTPFGSGRPYSRGQLTALLRETNFTPGASTEALFFPPSKLRTMLKMHSAFERFGRMLSPAFAGVIVVEAQKRLYQGLPVAVRASRRVFAPVLSPQGVPTTRQTLLPPSTK; the protein is encoded by the coding sequence ATGCATGTGGATATAGTCGATCTCCGTCAGTTCTATCACACCATGCTTGGCCATGCTGCCGAGCAATCCATTACCATGGCGCTGTCGTCGCTCTGGGCGCGGCTGCCGGAGGAGCGGTTGGTGGGGCTGGGCTATTCGGTGCCGTACCTGGATCGGTTTCGGGCCGATACCGAGCGCACATTCGCCTTCATGCCAGCGGGGCAGGGGGCGGTGAACTGGCCGCCGGGCGAGCTTTCGGCCACCTCATTGGTGTTCGATGAGGAATTGCCGCTGCCAGACAGTTCCATCGACCGGGTTTTGATGGTCCATTCCCTGGAATTTGCCGAGAATCCGCGCGAGACGCTCAAGGAAATCTGGCGGGTTCTGGCGCCGGGCGGACGGTTGGTCATGGTGGTGCCCAATCGCCGTGGGGTCTGGGCGCGGATGGAGCATACGCCTTTCGGCTCCGGTCGCCCCTATTCTCGGGGACAATTGACGGCGTTGCTACGCGAGACCAATTTTACGCCGGGAGCCAGCACGGAGGCATTGTTTTTCCCTCCATCGAAGCTCAGAACCATGTTGAAAATGCATAGCGCCTTCGAGCGCTTCGGTCGCATGCTGTCCCCGGCTTTTGCTGGCGTTATCGTTGTCGAGGCGCAAAAGCGGCTCTATCAGGGTCTGCCGGTTGCCGTGCGCGCGTCGCGCCGGGTGTTCGCCCCGGTTTTGAGCCCGCAGGGCGTGCCAACCACACGTCAGACCCTCTTGCCGCCCTCGACAAAATAA
- a CDS encoding DUF2125 domain-containing protein, producing the protein MGIVLVLLGIVYTAGWFAAANYATTKLEHAFDGDNPLASALDCPGMRMSGFPLHIGLNCTKVSVNDSRNGISGSSGAFRSSAEIFRPGKIKWEIDGPAILQTSTGLAGAFQWDSFRSTLSLGMNGVDSSSSVIQKLQANLTDALSGRVLRIDATESRTRLQRDGEDLVGTALLTDMDFGQDDRNPDLPPMAAQLDVKLLGQAGALDIEHPEPIQLRGLSGDIRNLQIDMGQGRTITASGPISIDNAGLANGTLKLEIGKVDAWRDLVIAAYPETKDIARMAAKGLKAVFLGQNQGQVTLQITNGVVVLGFIPLGNIPPI; encoded by the coding sequence GTGGGCATTGTGCTTGTCCTGCTCGGTATCGTCTACACCGCAGGCTGGTTCGCCGCTGCCAATTACGCCACGACAAAACTCGAACATGCCTTTGACGGCGATAATCCGCTGGCCTCTGCCCTCGATTGCCCCGGAATGCGGATGAGTGGCTTTCCGCTGCATATCGGATTGAACTGCACCAAGGTATCGGTCAACGATAGCCGCAACGGCATTTCCGGTTCGTCAGGCGCTTTCCGGTCATCGGCGGAAATTTTCCGGCCCGGCAAGATCAAATGGGAAATCGACGGGCCAGCCATTCTGCAAACTTCCACCGGGCTTGCTGGTGCTTTTCAGTGGGATAGCTTTCGCTCCACCCTGTCGCTGGGTATGAACGGCGTCGATTCGTCATCAAGCGTGATCCAGAAATTGCAGGCCAATCTGACCGATGCCCTATCCGGCCGGGTTCTGAGGATTGATGCCACTGAGAGCCGGACACGGCTGCAACGCGATGGTGAGGACCTCGTGGGAACAGCGCTCTTGACCGACATGGATTTTGGCCAGGACGACCGCAACCCCGACCTGCCACCCATGGCAGCACAGTTGGATGTGAAATTGCTCGGTCAGGCCGGTGCCCTCGATATCGAACATCCAGAACCCATACAATTGCGGGGTCTAAGCGGCGACATCCGCAATCTGCAGATCGATATGGGCCAGGGCCGCACGATCACCGCCAGCGGACCGATTTCCATCGATAATGCAGGCCTTGCCAACGGTACGCTCAAGCTGGAAATCGGCAAGGTCGATGCCTGGCGCGACCTGGTGATTGCCGCCTACCCCGAAACCAAGGACATCGCCCGGATGGCCGCCAAGGGGCTGAAAGCGGTGTTCCTTGGCCAGAATCAGGGCCAGGTGACACTTCAGATCACCAATGGCGTCGTGGTGCTGGGCTTCATCCCGCTTGGCAATATCCCACCGATCTGA
- the hisC gene encoding histidinol-phosphate transaminase has translation MSSTMNQPVPRPGILDIAAYVPGKEHAPGVAKVFKLSSNETPLGPSPKAIEAFKAGVANLELYPDGQAVKLREAIAGAHGLNPANILCGNGSDELLGLLCHVYLGTGDEAVITEHGFLVYRIQIMAAGATPVTVKEQDCRVDVDAILAAVTDKTRMVFIANPGNPTGTYVPGADIRRLVAGLPKHVLLVLDAAYAEYVRRNDYEAGLEIVSENRNVVMTRTFSKIHGLAALRIGWMYGPAAILDALNRVRGPFNMNAPAISAGAAAILDRDFADKAVDFNLEWLDRLTGAFEALGLKVTPSVTNFLLIHFPDVDGKRASEADEFLTSRGYILRAVKGYGFANALRMSIGTPEANLGVMDALTEFMGKP, from the coding sequence ATGAGCAGCACCATGAACCAGCCCGTTCCACGCCCGGGAATCCTCGATATTGCCGCCTATGTTCCCGGCAAGGAGCACGCCCCTGGCGTTGCAAAAGTGTTCAAGCTTTCATCGAACGAAACGCCCCTGGGTCCAAGCCCGAAAGCCATTGAGGCTTTCAAGGCGGGTGTGGCCAATCTGGAGCTTTATCCCGATGGTCAGGCCGTGAAGCTGCGCGAGGCGATTGCTGGCGCGCATGGGCTCAACCCGGCCAATATCCTCTGCGGCAATGGGTCGGACGAGCTGCTCGGCCTGCTCTGCCATGTCTATCTGGGCACGGGCGACGAGGCTGTTATTACCGAGCATGGTTTCCTGGTCTATCGCATCCAGATCATGGCGGCGGGTGCCACGCCGGTCACGGTTAAGGAGCAGGATTGCCGCGTCGATGTCGATGCCATTCTGGCGGCGGTGACGGACAAGACCCGGATGGTGTTCATCGCCAATCCCGGCAATCCGACAGGGACCTATGTGCCGGGTGCCGATATTCGCCGTCTGGTCGCCGGTCTGCCGAAACATGTGCTGCTGGTGCTGGATGCTGCCTATGCCGAATATGTTCGCCGCAACGATTACGAAGCCGGGCTGGAAATCGTCTCGGAAAACCGCAATGTGGTGATGACCCGCACCTTCTCGAAAATCCACGGGCTGGCGGCGCTCAGGATCGGCTGGATGTATGGTCCGGCTGCCATTCTCGATGCCTTGAACCGGGTGCGCGGACCGTTCAACATGAATGCCCCGGCGATTTCTGCGGGCGCCGCTGCCATTCTCGACCGCGATTTTGCCGATAAGGCCGTTGATTTCAATCTGGAATGGCTGGATCGGCTGACGGGCGCCTTCGAGGCGCTCGGCTTGAAGGTCACGCCGTCGGTCACCAATTTCCTGCTTATTCATTTTCCCGATGTTGATGGCAAGCGGGCGTCCGAGGCCGATGAATTCCTGACCAGCCGTGGCTACATCCTGCGGGCAGTCAAGGGCTATGGGTTTGCCAATGCCCTGCGCATGTCGATCGGCACGCCCGAGGCCAATCTCGGCGTGATGGATGCCCTGACCGAATTTATGGGCAAGCCGTGA
- a CDS encoding prephenate/arogenate dehydrogenase family protein: MASIQFDRIALIGIGLIGSSIARDVRALGLAREIVVSTRSVDTLRRAEELKLGDRYTTSAAEAVAGADLVIVSVPVGASETVAIQIAPHLAPGAIVTDVGSTKASVIAQMAPHMPDHVHFIPGHPLAGTEKSGPDAGFVGLFNGRWCIFTPLENTDQQAIARLKSFWEALGSRVDEMDPQHHDKVLAIVSHLPHIIAYNIVGTADDLEAVTESEVIKYSASGFRDFTRLAASDPTMWRDVCLHNKDAILEMLARFSEDLAYLQRAIRWGEGDKLFELFTRTRTIRRSIIDAGQDVDVPDFGRHGLDGKTNG, translated from the coding sequence ATGGCCAGCATTCAGTTTGACCGGATCGCACTGATCGGCATCGGCCTGATCGGCTCTTCCATTGCCCGTGATGTGCGTGCGCTTGGCCTGGCGCGTGAGATCGTCGTTTCAACCCGCTCGGTGGATACCTTGCGGCGGGCCGAGGAATTGAAGCTTGGGGATCGCTACACGACTTCGGCTGCCGAGGCGGTTGCAGGGGCCGATCTGGTGATCGTTTCGGTGCCGGTCGGGGCCTCCGAAACGGTGGCCATCCAGATAGCGCCGCATCTTGCGCCGGGCGCCATCGTCACGGATGTGGGGTCCACCAAAGCCTCTGTCATTGCGCAAATGGCGCCGCATATGCCTGATCATGTGCACTTCATTCCGGGTCATCCGCTGGCCGGTACGGAGAAATCCGGCCCCGATGCCGGTTTTGTCGGTCTGTTCAATGGACGCTGGTGCATTTTCACACCGCTGGAAAATACGGATCAGCAGGCGATTGCCCGGCTCAAGAGCTTTTGGGAAGCGCTGGGCTCGCGTGTCGATGAAATGGACCCCCAGCACCACGACAAGGTGCTGGCGATCGTTTCGCATCTTCCCCATATCATCGCCTATAATATCGTTGGCACGGCGGACGATCTCGAAGCGGTGACGGAATCGGAAGTCATCAAATATTCGGCCTCCGGTTTTCGCGATTTTACCCGTCTGGCGGCGTCCGATCCCACCATGTGGCGCGACGTCTGCCTGCACAACAAGGACGCCATTCTAGAAATGCTGGCGCGGTTTTCAGAAGACCTCGCCTATCTGCAACGGGCGATCCGTTGGGGGGAGGGCGATAAACTGTTCGAACTGTTCACCCGCACCCGCACCATACGCCGCTCGATCATCGATGCGGGCCAGGATGTGGACGTGCCGGATTTCGGTCGTCACGGGCTGGATGGCAAGACGAACGGATAG
- a CDS encoding response regulator, which translates to MAKILITEDEDALRSFVARALRLDGHETHEAADGAEGLEMLATSNFDLLLSDIRMPVMDGIELAHRAHSDFPGLKILLMTGYAEQRERADDLLEKIIDVVPKPFALPDIRKAVAQALAA; encoded by the coding sequence ATGGCCAAGATACTGATTACCGAAGACGAAGATGCCCTGCGGTCCTTCGTTGCCCGGGCGTTGCGGCTCGACGGACATGAAACCCATGAGGCGGCTGATGGCGCCGAGGGTCTCGAAATGCTGGCTACCAGCAATTTCGATCTGTTGCTGTCGGATATCCGCATGCCGGTCATGGATGGTATCGAACTGGCGCATCGCGCCCATTCGGATTTTCCGGGCCTGAAAATCCTGCTGATGACCGGCTATGCCGAACAGCGTGAACGCGCCGACGACCTGCTCGAAAAAATCATCGATGTCGTACCAAAGCCGTTTGCGCTTCCCGATATTCGCAAGGCGGTCGCCCAGGCGTTGGCCGCCTGA
- the hpt gene encoding hypoxanthine phosphoribosyltransferase: protein MPVVRGKNIEPLFTAEQIAARNIEIAKTIVDGPSEDLLVISILKGSFIFAADLIRALHHVGIAPEVEFITLSSYGTGTVSQGVKVLKDIDSDVRGRNVLLIDDILESGRTLLFARTLMYERGAANVTIAVLLDKKVKRQEVFEADYVGFECPDYFVVGYGMDVAHAFRELPFVGVVTGDAAS from the coding sequence ATGCCTGTCGTTCGCGGAAAAAATATCGAGCCATTGTTTACGGCCGAACAGATCGCCGCCCGCAATATCGAAATCGCCAAGACAATTGTCGACGGTCCCTCCGAGGATCTTCTGGTGATTTCGATCTTGAAAGGCTCGTTCATTTTCGCGGCCGACCTGATCCGGGCGCTGCATCATGTCGGCATTGCGCCGGAGGTGGAATTTATCACCTTGTCCAGCTACGGCACCGGCACGGTGTCGCAGGGTGTCAAGGTCCTCAAGGATATCGACAGCGATGTCCGTGGCCGTAATGTTCTGCTGATCGACGACATCCTGGAATCGGGACGAACCCTGCTGTTTGCCCGCACGCTGATGTATGAACGCGGTGCTGCCAATGTCACCATTGCCGTGCTGCTCGACAAGAAGGTCAAGCGCCAGGAAGTGTTTGAGGCCGATTATGTCGGTTTCGAATGCCCGGATTATTTTGTCGTCGGTTATGGCATGGATGTCGCCCACGCTTTCCGCGAATTGCCTTTTGTCGGTGTTGTTACCGGCGATGCAGCGTCGTAA